The following proteins are co-located in the Nitrospira sp. genome:
- a CDS encoding RNA polymerase sigma factor encodes MFVSEGMTQAETGRYCLSGRISTLEETRALDRFLAGVERRAFRMAQIALGHDDDALDLVQEAMLKLVEHYGARPEAEWGPLFHRILQSKIRDWYRRTRVRNRWRLWLGRDEDGDEADDPLEAIADTTVPTAEHQLKTQKAAAALEEALRTLPLRQQQAFLLRAWEELDVAQTAAAMGCSEGSVKTHYFRAIHTLRKQLGNHWP; translated from the coding sequence ATGTTCGTATCCGAAGGCATGACACAGGCTGAGACCGGTCGATACTGTCTGAGTGGGAGGATCTCGACCCTGGAGGAGACGCGGGCTCTCGATCGGTTTCTGGCCGGAGTAGAACGCCGTGCGTTCCGGATGGCGCAGATTGCCCTGGGGCATGACGATGACGCGCTCGACCTCGTGCAGGAGGCGATGCTGAAGCTGGTTGAGCACTATGGAGCGAGACCGGAAGCCGAGTGGGGACCGCTCTTTCATCGTATTCTCCAGTCCAAGATTCGCGATTGGTATCGGCGTACGAGGGTGCGGAATCGGTGGCGGCTCTGGCTGGGGCGGGACGAGGATGGTGACGAGGCCGACGATCCTCTCGAGGCGATTGCCGATACGACGGTCCCGACCGCGGAGCACCAGCTGAAGACCCAAAAAGCTGCGGCTGCCCTCGAGGAGGCCTTGCGGACGCTGCCGTTACGACAACAGCAGGCGTTTCTGTTGCGGGCTTGGGAAGAGCTGGATGTCGCGCAGACGGCGGCGGCCATGGGGTGTTCGGAGGGAAGCGTGAAGACGCATTACTTTCGGGCGATCCATACGCTGCGCAAACAGTTAGGGAATCATTGGCCATGA
- a CDS encoding DUF3106 domain-containing protein: MMVLVLTIIVFCGGSLSAWAQADSHGVPWNQLSQPEQQLLQKFNQDWDQLPADRQERLRNGARQWANMNPDERSEARQRFQEWRQMSPDEQQRLRERFQRFRELPPEKREAIRNARQWYRSLPQEERHEMRQQWKNMSPEERQAYRRQLRQRFGEGQGVPPNQPRPHDRPFQNHPPRHGR; this comes from the coding sequence ATGATGGTCCTGGTGCTCACTATCATCGTGTTCTGCGGAGGGAGCCTGTCGGCCTGGGCCCAGGCCGATTCTCACGGTGTGCCGTGGAACCAGCTGAGCCAGCCGGAGCAGCAGCTCTTGCAGAAATTCAATCAGGACTGGGATCAGCTTCCCGCGGATCGTCAGGAGCGCTTGCGCAACGGCGCGCGGCAGTGGGCGAACATGAATCCCGACGAGCGGTCCGAAGCGCGCCAGCGGTTCCAAGAGTGGCGCCAGATGTCGCCGGACGAGCAGCAGCGGTTGCGCGAGCGATTCCAGCGCTTTCGGGAATTGCCCCCGGAAAAGCGTGAGGCCATTCGCAATGCCCGCCAATGGTACCGATCCCTGCCGCAGGAAGAGCGGCACGAGATGCGCCAGCAGTGGAAGAATATGTCGCCCGAAGAGCGGCAGGCCTACCGGCGCCAGCTCCGCCAGCGGTTTGGCGAGGGACAGGGAGTGCCGCCCAACCAGCCGCGCCCGCACGACCGTCCGTTTCAGAACCATCCCCCCCGTCACGGCCGTTGA
- a CDS encoding TIGR00266 family protein, translating into MKSEILYPGAFPMVRIELASGEHIKAESGAMVGSSPTVDVESKMEGGFLGALSRKLLTGEKFFFQTLRASRGAGEVLLAPTVPGEIVILELDGVNEYMVQKDGFLAGADSITIESKMQSLSRGLLGGEGFFILKIGGKGTLVLNSFGAIHKIELKPDQEYIVDNSHLVAWSATTSYNIEKAASGWVASFTSGEGLVCRFRGPGVVYIQSRNPGSFGAWIRQFIPVSE; encoded by the coding sequence ATGAAAAGCGAGATCTTATATCCGGGTGCGTTTCCGATGGTGCGAATCGAATTGGCCTCCGGCGAGCACATCAAAGCCGAGTCCGGTGCCATGGTGGGCTCCTCGCCGACGGTGGATGTCGAAAGCAAGATGGAAGGCGGGTTTCTCGGCGCCCTCTCCCGCAAATTGCTGACCGGGGAAAAATTCTTCTTCCAGACCTTGCGGGCGAGCCGCGGGGCCGGCGAAGTGTTGCTGGCGCCGACCGTGCCGGGTGAAATCGTCATTTTGGAACTCGACGGGGTGAATGAATATATGGTTCAGAAGGATGGATTCCTGGCCGGGGCCGACTCCATCACGATCGAGAGCAAGATGCAGAGCCTCAGCCGGGGACTGCTGGGCGGCGAAGGATTTTTCATCCTGAAGATCGGCGGGAAGGGCACGCTGGTCCTGAACAGTTTCGGGGCCATTCACAAGATCGAGCTGAAACCGGACCAGGAATACATCGTGGACAACAGCCACCTTGTCGCCTGGTCTGCCACGACGTCCTACAATATCGAAAAAGCCGCGTCCGGCTGGGTGGCCAGTTTTACCTCCGGCGAAGGTCTCGTGTGCCGGTTCCGCGGGCCTGGTGTGGTCTATATTCAAAGCCGCAATCCAGGCAGCTTTGGCGCGTGGATCAGACAGTTCATCCCGGTATCCGAGTAG
- a CDS encoding M48 family metallopeptidase — translation MATTISPNALCFGEELPASGVPCFVQIEGHGLAITFDRDGGEGVQETVPFAAFAVSAGGLDHDHLVLKWGEAQQARTLYLKNPHLIRAFRDAAPDHLSQPFEQAAERVRQIRHRHRVMWGTAAGSILAVVVGLWFGADLLVEMAVSRIPVEWEQKLGEAAYRDFLSHQEVMKEGPAVKAVEEMTQRLADQIPNNPYKFQVTVVKSDVVNAFALPGGYVVVFTGLMKKADSGEEVAGVLGHELNHVLQRHGLERIVKNMGVMAVVAIIAGDQQGLIGLMRQVGVELLTLKFDRAQETEADLTGLQLVYRAKIDPSGMITFFQKLSEKDEGRLEWLSTHPMSRARAERLKAELAALPKRSSEPFTFEWKTVQEALGVQPVAVP, via the coding sequence ATGGCCACCACGATTTCCCCCAACGCCCTCTGTTTCGGTGAGGAGTTGCCAGCCAGCGGCGTGCCCTGCTTTGTGCAAATCGAGGGGCACGGACTGGCCATCACGTTTGACCGGGATGGTGGAGAGGGTGTGCAGGAAACGGTGCCGTTTGCGGCCTTCGCGGTGTCCGCCGGCGGACTGGATCACGATCATCTCGTGCTGAAATGGGGTGAGGCGCAGCAGGCGCGCACCCTGTACCTCAAGAATCCGCATCTCATCCGGGCCTTTCGCGATGCGGCGCCGGATCATCTGAGCCAGCCGTTCGAGCAAGCGGCCGAGCGGGTGCGCCAGATACGCCACCGGCATCGTGTCATGTGGGGGACTGCCGCCGGCTCGATCCTGGCTGTGGTGGTAGGACTCTGGTTCGGGGCCGATCTGCTGGTTGAAATGGCGGTCAGCCGGATTCCGGTTGAGTGGGAGCAGAAGCTCGGCGAAGCGGCCTATCGTGATTTTCTCAGCCATCAAGAAGTGATGAAAGAGGGGCCCGCCGTCAAAGCGGTGGAGGAGATGACGCAGCGGCTGGCGGACCAGATCCCGAACAACCCCTACAAGTTTCAAGTGACGGTGGTGAAGAGCGACGTCGTCAATGCCTTCGCCCTGCCCGGCGGTTACGTGGTCGTGTTCACCGGCTTGATGAAAAAAGCCGACAGCGGCGAGGAAGTGGCGGGTGTCTTAGGGCACGAGCTGAACCATGTGCTCCAGCGCCACGGGCTCGAACGGATTGTGAAGAACATGGGCGTGATGGCGGTGGTCGCGATCATCGCCGGGGATCAGCAGGGGCTTATCGGATTGATGCGGCAAGTGGGCGTCGAGCTGCTGACGCTGAAGTTCGACCGGGCGCAGGAAACGGAAGCCGACCTCACCGGGTTGCAATTGGTCTATCGGGCCAAGATCGACCCGTCCGGCATGATTACCTTTTTCCAGAAGCTGTCGGAGAAAGACGAGGGGCGCTTGGAGTGGCTCTCCACCCACCCGATGAGCCGCGCCCGAGCGGAGCGCCTGAAGGCCGAGCTGGCCGCGCTTCCGAAACGCTCCTCCGAGCCGTTCACCTTCGAGTGGAAGACCGTGCAGGAGGCGCTCGGTGTGCAGCCGGTCGCGGTTCCGTAA
- a CDS encoding DUF3015 domain-containing protein, producing the protein MKVLRSVLVMVLIGLSQVGIAAAAGNPDTGPGCGLGKLAWSDFKRQKDIAPQILMATTNGTFWSQTFGISFGTSGCTNDGKVWAEHKTEFFVAATFDNLAGDMARGQGEHLSALAVLLGVPGDHQAEFFAFVQERYRELESQGGNSSGALIKALDEAMSRHPVFAKMSQAD; encoded by the coding sequence ATGAAGGTGTTGCGGAGCGTACTCGTTATGGTTCTCATTGGGCTGAGTCAGGTGGGGATCGCGGCGGCAGCCGGGAATCCTGACACGGGTCCCGGCTGCGGGCTGGGCAAGCTGGCCTGGTCAGATTTCAAACGTCAAAAAGATATAGCGCCACAGATACTCATGGCTACCACGAACGGGACTTTTTGGAGTCAGACGTTCGGGATCAGTTTTGGAACGTCCGGCTGCACCAATGATGGAAAGGTGTGGGCCGAGCACAAAACGGAGTTTTTTGTAGCGGCTACGTTTGACAATTTAGCGGGGGATATGGCCCGTGGCCAGGGGGAACATCTGAGTGCGTTGGCGGTGCTATTGGGAGTGCCTGGCGATCACCAAGCGGAGTTTTTTGCGTTCGTTCAGGAGCGCTATCGCGAGCTGGAAAGCCAAGGCGGGAACTCGTCGGGTGCGTTGATCAAGGCGCTTGATGAGGCGATGTCGCGGCATCCTGTGTTCGCGAAGATGTCGCAAGCCGATTAG
- a CDS encoding DUF3015 domain-containing protein, with the protein MKKMLLLSVAVLFGMQAGLAMAANPDTGPGCGLGKLAWGDYKNQKDIAPQVLMATTNGTFWSQTFGISSGTSGCTNDGKIMSEHKATMFAELNFENLSQEMAQGQGEHLASMATLMGVPAQHQGEFFALAQEHYTSLVKAGEASPVAMVKALNATIATHPVLAQAIVK; encoded by the coding sequence ATGAAGAAAATGCTTTTGTTGTCTGTAGCAGTGCTGTTTGGCATGCAGGCAGGCCTTGCTATGGCGGCCAATCCCGACACTGGCCCAGGCTGTGGCCTCGGCAAGTTGGCGTGGGGCGATTATAAGAACCAGAAGGACATCGCGCCGCAGGTTTTGATGGCCACGACAAACGGCACATTCTGGAGCCAGACATTTGGAATCAGCTCGGGTACCTCCGGCTGCACCAATGACGGCAAGATCATGAGCGAACATAAGGCGACGATGTTTGCGGAGTTGAATTTCGAGAACCTGTCTCAGGAGATGGCTCAGGGGCAGGGTGAGCACCTGGCGTCGATGGCGACGCTGATGGGGGTGCCGGCTCAGCACCAGGGTGAATTTTTCGCCCTCGCGCAGGAACATTACACCTCCTTGGTGAAAGCGGGCGAGGCTTCACCCGTGGCCATGGTGAAGGCGCTGAATGCCACGATCGCGACCCATCCGGTGCTGGCTCAAGCCATTGTAAAGTAA